DNA from Flavobacterium aestivum:
TGAATTCTCCATAAAAAAGGGACCAATTTTTGCTAATTTCGTTCTTGCCGATGAGATTAACCGTGCGCCAGCCAAAGTACAATCAGCTTTATTAGAGGCAATGCAGGAAAAACAAGTAACAATTGGCGATACCACTTTCAAATTAGAGCGACCATTTTTAGTTTTGGCAACTCAAAACCCTATTGAGCAAGAAGGTACTTACCAATTGCCAGAAGCACAGGTCGATCGTTTTATGTTAAAAACAGTTATTGATTATCCAAAGATGGAAGACGAGCGTTTGGTTATTCGTCAAAATCTTAAAGGAAGCTATGATAAAGTAAACCCAGTAGTTTCTGTAGATCAAATTTTACGTGCTCAAGAAGCAGTTCGTGAAGTATACATGGATGAAAAAATCGAGAAATACATACTGGATATTATTTTCGCAACCCGTTACCCAGAAAAATATAAATTGGCTGATTTGAAACCTCTAATTAGTTTTGGGGCTTCGCCACGTGGAAGTATTAACCTTGCTACTGCTGCAAAATGTTATGCTTTTATCAAACGTAGAGGGTATGTAATTCCAGAGGATGTTCGTGCAGTAGTACATGATATTTTGCGTCATAGAATAGGTGTTACTTATGAAGCCGAAGCCGAAAATATTACATCGGTAGACATCATCAATAAAATTATAAACGAAATCGAAGTACCCTAATTAGATAGCAGTTGGCAGTTTTCAGTTGGCAGTCGTCATTCGGCTTTAAATCTGAAATCTGAAATCTAAAATCTGAAATCTAAAGAAATGGATACAAAAGAGCTTTTAAAAAAAGTACGTAAAATAGAAATCAAAACCCGGAGATTGAGCGATCATATCTTTTCGGGGGAGTATCATACTTCGTTCAAAGGACGCGGAATGACTTTTAGTGAAGTGCGTCAATACCAATTTGGAGACGACATACGTGCTATTGATTGGAATGTAACTGCTCGATACAACGAAGCACATGTCAAAGTTTTTGAGGAGGAACGTGAATTAACCATGATGTTAATGGTGGATATTTCGGGTTCTGAAAGTTTTGGTTCTAAAGGTCAGTTTAAGAAAGAAATTGTTACTGAAATAGCCGCGACAATGGCTTTTTCGGCCACTCAAAACAATGATAAAATAGGACTGATTTTGTTCTCTGATCATATCGAATTGTATATTCCTCCTAAAAAAGGAAGATCACATGTATTGAGAATCATTCGTGAATTGATAGAATTTCAACCGAAAAGTTACAAAACCGATATTGCTCAAGCTTTGAAGTTTTTATCAGGTACCCAAAAAAAGAAAGCTATCGTGTTTGTCATTTCCGATTTCATGTCAGGGGATTATGAACAAACATTGAAGATTGCTGCCAAAAAACACGATATCACCGGTATAAGAGTGTATGATGTTCGAGAAGAAAAAATGCCTAATTTAGGAATGGTATCTATGCTTGATGCAGAAACAGGCGAGACGAGATTGATTAATACAAGCTCAAAATCAGTGCGAATGAATTATGAGAAATACTATCATGATAATGTGCACTACTTTAAAGAAACTTTTAGTAAATCAGGCTCAGGAGTTGTAAACACTAGAGTAGATGAAAGTTATGTCACCAAATTATTAGGCTATTTTAAATCACGATAAGAAGAAACCTAGCCCTGTAAGTCCCGATAACCATCGGGACTTACGAGGTTAATTAGATAAAAAATGAAAATTAAACTTAACCTACTATTACTACTGATTTCGACTTCTATTTTTGCACAGCAAAAAGTAGTTACCAGTATTGATACCACAAAAAATAAAATCGGAGCTGAGTTTAAATTGACTTTAAAAACTTCGGTAGATACTTTGTCTAAAGTAGTTTTTCCAAAACTAAAAAGCATTGGAGCGTTAGAGGTTATTCAGTCGTATCCGATTGACACCATCAAAAAAGACGACAGATATGAGTTAATCAAAAAGTACGGCTTGACTCAATTTGATTCAGGAAAATACACGATTCCAAGCATAAAAATCCTGATAAATGATAAGCCATTTTTGACAGATTCTCTAAAAGTTGAGGTAGCCAATGTTCAAGTAGATACATTAAAACAAAAAATGTATGACATTAAAGACATTGTAAAAGCCCAAGAAACATTAGGAGATTGGTGGAAATATCTTTTGGGAGTTATATTGATCTTAGGAATAGGAGCTTTCGTTTATTGGTATCTCAAAATTCATCAGAAGAAAAAAATAGAAGAGGAAGTTTATAAAACACCAATAGAAAAAGCGACAAGTCTGCTTAATACTTTAGAGAAAAAGGAGCTTTGGCAACATGGTGAAGTAAAAGCTTATTATAGCGAATTGACAGATATAGTACGAAATTATATTGAGGAAGCGATAGAAATTCCAGCAATGGAAAGCACAACTTCTGAATTGATTGAAGGACTTAAGGCGGCATCGTTAAAAAAGAAAATGAAGCTTTCCCAAGAAACGATAGGAAATTTATTTACGGTATTGAAACAAGCGGATTTAGTAAAATTTGCCAAATCAAAACCTTTAGAATTTGAAATTACTGAAGATAGAAATAGAATTCAAAAAACGATTTTAACTCTTGATGAGGCTATTCCGGTAGAAGTAACAGTCGACGAAGACACTATTTTGAATGAAGCCCAAAAGCAAAAACAAATCAAAATTTTGCTTAGAAAAAAGAGAATTCAACGTATTGTGGTTTCGGTTTTATCTGTTTTTCTTTTGCTCTCAGCCATTACAATCTATTTCATGGCTACCAAAGGATATAATTATGTAGTAGACAATGTTTTTGGACACCCTACCAAAGAGTTGTTAGAAGGTGAATGGGTAAGAAGTGAATATGGAAACCCAGGTGTTATTGTAGAAACCCCAAAAGTGTTGAAAAGAATAGATTTGACAAAAACATTACCAAAAGATGGAATGGCACTTATAAAAGAGATGCAATCTTTTGGTTACGGTAGTCTTTTGGATAATTTTTATATTATGGTCTCTACTATAAAATATAAAAAAGAAGGAGCATTAGATTTATCTAAATCAATCGAAAGTTCTTTGCAGGTTTTAGAATCACAAGGGGCACAAAATATGATCGTAAAACAAGAAGACTTTCAAACCAATGCAGGAATCACAGGAAGGAAAGGATATGGAACTTTCAGTAGGATAGATGGGAATACCCAAAGCAGTTCTAAAATTTATTATGAAATTTTACTCTTTGGACAAGAAGGAGGTTTGCAACAAATTATGATTCTTCATGAAGAAGGAGATCGATATGCAACAGAATTAACAGACCGTGTTTTGAATTCGGTAGAACTTAAATCAGCGAATAACTAATGGGAAAAATAACGTTTTTAAATCCGGAATTTTTTTGGATGTTTCTTTTGATTCCAATTGGGATTGCTCTGATATTTTGGAGAAGAGATCAACAAACGGCTTCCTTACAGATTAGTTCACTGCAAGGATTTAAAGATTCAAAATCTTTATTGGCTAAGTTTGAACCACTATTGAATATAATTCGATTACTGGCATTATCCTCTTTAATAATAGCTATGGCTAGACCTAGAACGGTTGATATTAGCAATAAAACAAAGACCACAAGGGGAATTGATATCGTTATGGCGATAGACGTATCTGGAAGTATGCTGGCAAGGGATTTAAAACCAGATCGAATGCAAGCTCTTAAGAAAATAGCGGCGGACTTCGTAGATCAGAGAGTAAATGATAGGATAGGACTTGTAGTTTATGCCTCAGAAGCCTACACCAAAACACCTGTAACTAGTGACAAAGGAATTATTCAAGATGCAATTAGAAGTATAAAGTATGATAATGTCTTGGTAGATGGAACTGGAATAGGAATGGGATTGGCCACAGCCGTAAACCGTCTAAAAGATAGTAAGGCGAAAAGTAAAGTAATTATTTTGATGACAGATGGGGTCAATAATGCTGGATTTATCGAACCAGATACTGCTTCGGATATTGCACAACAATATGGTATAAAAGTATACACTATTGGAATTGGTACTAACGGAATGGCTGAATCTCCATATGCAATTGGACCAAATGGACAATTGATGTTTCAAATGATGAAAGTGGAAATTGATGAGCCTATGATGAAAAGCATTGCCAGAAAAACAGGTGGAAAATACTTTAGAGCAACTAGCAATGATAAATTAGCTCAAATTTATAATGAAATCAATAAATTAGAAACTACAGAGGTCGAGGAATTAAAATTCTATGATTATGACGAAAAATACAGACCTTTTGTTTTGGTGGGATTGTTTTTAATTTTATTGGAATTAGGATTGCGTAATACAGTATATAAAAGTTTTATTTAGCCTCAATCTTTAGTCAATGATGATCATTGGGAAGAATTGAAAATGAAATAAATGAATTAAAAATATCAAATTTAGATTTACAATTTTAGAGTAAAAATCTAAAATCTAAATTCAGAAATCTAAAATTAAAATGGAATTAGACGAACAAAAATATTTATATCTTCTTTTTTTACTGCCAGTAGTGGTAGCTCTTTTTCTAATTAATTTATATTGGAAAAGAAAAAAGCAGCGTGAGTTTGGTGATTTAGAGTTACTAAAAAGGCTAAGTCCAGAACGCTCTATTTTTAAGCCTATTTTAAAACTGACAGTAATGCTTTTGGCTTTGGCCGCTTTGGTTATAGGTTTGGTAAATCCTAAAGTAGGAACCAAAGTAGAGACCGTAAAGAGGGAAGGAATTGATATTGTGTTTGCAATGGATGTTTCTAAAAGTATGCTTGCTGAGGATGTTGCACCAAGTCGTTTAGATAAAAGCAAACAAATAGTATCACAAATAATCAATCAGTTAGGAAGTGATAGAATAGGGATTGTGGTTTATGCAGGTAGCGCATTTCCAGTGTTGCCAATAACAACTGATTATAGTGTTGCCAAAATGTTCTTGCAAAGTGTTGGCCCGGAAATGGTTTCGTCTCAGGGAACCTCGCTTGATGAAGCTATAAAATTATCAGCAACTTATTTTGCCGAAAAAAGTAAGACAAGTAAATTGTTGATTATGATTTCGGATGGGGAAGATCATTCTGAAGGTGCTGAGGCAGCTGCAGAAGAAGCCAAGAAACTAGGAATGAAAATCATTACCATTGGATTGGGAACAGAAAAAGGAGGAACTATTCCCCTAAAAAGAAACGGAGTAGTAGAGAGTTACCAAAGAGACAATAGTGGAGAAGTAGTAATAACCAAACTGAATGAAAAAAGTTTAGCAACGATTGCAAAAATCACAGGTGGTGGCTATGTCAACGGAAACAATACAAAGGAAACGTTGGAGTACATAAAAAGCGCATTGGATAAGATTCAAAAAACCGAATTTGAGGCTACAGAAATGGCAGGTTTCCAGTCACAATTTCAATGGTTTTTGGGAATTGGATTTGTCTTATTATTTCTTGATATTTTCTTCTTGGAAAGAAAAACGAGATGGGTGAAAAAGTTGAATTTATTTAATGAAAATAAATAAAGGATTAAGATCATCGGTGAACTAAAGTAATTATTGCCAATAGAGCACTTTGGGATTTAGATTTAAAATGAAAATGAAAAATACAATTGTACACATACTATTACTTTTACCTTTTGTTGTCAGTGCACAACAGAAAGACAAAGTATTGCCTAAAGCAAATGAGGAATATGGAGAAAAGAATTTTGTGGAGGCAGAGGCCAATTATAGAATTTCTAAATCTAAATTTCCTAATAGAACGGTTGCATCTTATAATTTGGGAAACTCTATTTACAAGCAAAACCAGTTTTCAGAATCTAAATATGCGTATGAAAATGCGTTAAAAAATATAAAAACCAGACCTCAAAAGCATAAAGCTTTTCATAATTTAGGTAATGTTTTTATGAAAGAGAAGGATTA
Protein-coding regions in this window:
- a CDS encoding AAA family ATPase, producing the protein MEENTTTLDIRAINEKIERESAFIDLLTMEMNKVIVGQKHMVERLLIGLLGQGHILLEGVPGLAKTLAINTLSQAIQGSFSRIQFTPDLLPADVVGTMIYNIKQNEFSIKKGPIFANFVLADEINRAPAKVQSALLEAMQEKQVTIGDTTFKLERPFLVLATQNPIEQEGTYQLPEAQVDRFMLKTVIDYPKMEDERLVIRQNLKGSYDKVNPVVSVDQILRAQEAVREVYMDEKIEKYILDIIFATRYPEKYKLADLKPLISFGASPRGSINLATAAKCYAFIKRRGYVIPEDVRAVVHDILRHRIGVTYEAEAENITSVDIINKIINEIEVP
- a CDS encoding DUF58 domain-containing protein — translated: MDTKELLKKVRKIEIKTRRLSDHIFSGEYHTSFKGRGMTFSEVRQYQFGDDIRAIDWNVTARYNEAHVKVFEEERELTMMLMVDISGSESFGSKGQFKKEIVTEIAATMAFSATQNNDKIGLILFSDHIELYIPPKKGRSHVLRIIRELIEFQPKSYKTDIAQALKFLSGTQKKKAIVFVISDFMSGDYEQTLKIAAKKHDITGIRVYDVREEKMPNLGMVSMLDAETGETRLINTSSKSVRMNYEKYYHDNVHYFKETFSKSGSGVVNTRVDESYVTKLLGYFKSR
- a CDS encoding vWA domain-containing protein, whose product is MGKITFLNPEFFWMFLLIPIGIALIFWRRDQQTASLQISSLQGFKDSKSLLAKFEPLLNIIRLLALSSLIIAMARPRTVDISNKTKTTRGIDIVMAIDVSGSMLARDLKPDRMQALKKIAADFVDQRVNDRIGLVVYASEAYTKTPVTSDKGIIQDAIRSIKYDNVLVDGTGIGMGLATAVNRLKDSKAKSKVIILMTDGVNNAGFIEPDTASDIAQQYGIKVYTIGIGTNGMAESPYAIGPNGQLMFQMMKVEIDEPMMKSIARKTGGKYFRATSNDKLAQIYNEINKLETTEVEELKFYDYDEKYRPFVLVGLFLILLELGLRNTVYKSFI
- a CDS encoding vWA domain-containing protein; its protein translation is MELDEQKYLYLLFLLPVVVALFLINLYWKRKKQREFGDLELLKRLSPERSIFKPILKLTVMLLALAALVIGLVNPKVGTKVETVKREGIDIVFAMDVSKSMLAEDVAPSRLDKSKQIVSQIINQLGSDRIGIVVYAGSAFPVLPITTDYSVAKMFLQSVGPEMVSSQGTSLDEAIKLSATYFAEKSKTSKLLIMISDGEDHSEGAEAAAEEAKKLGMKIITIGLGTEKGGTIPLKRNGVVESYQRDNSGEVVITKLNEKSLATIAKITGGGYVNGNNTKETLEYIKSALDKIQKTEFEATEMAGFQSQFQWFLGIGFVLLFLDIFFLERKTRWVKKLNLFNENK